The Bacteroidia bacterium genome includes the window ATTACACTCTCTACGGTAGGTTATGGAGAAGTTCAGAAATTGAGTGAAGTAGGAAAAATTTTTGCGTCCGTTTTTATTGTGATGAATATAGGTATTTTTGCGTATGCTTTGTCAACAATTGTAAGTTTTATTGCAGGAGGAGAGTTAGTTGAGTTTTTCAAAGATTATAGAAATTTGAAACGAGTGAATATGCTACACAATCATGTTATTGTTTGCGGCTATGGCAGAAATGGCACTCAAGTGTGCTTGGAACTAGAAAGGGCGGAGCAGCCTTTTGTAGTAATAGAAAATTCGGAAAAAATCATTAAACAGCTGCAAGATGAACAAAAACCTTACATTGAAGGTGATGCTACAGATGAAGAAATTCTCAAACAAGCTCGTATTGATACTGCCAAAGCCATTATTACAACTCTACCCGAAGATGCTGATAATGTATTTGTTGTACTGACCGCAAGATCTTTGCGAAAGGATATTTTAATCATTAGTAGAGCTTCAGGGGAGAATTCTGAAGCTAAATTAAAACGCGCAGGAGCAGACAACGTAATTATGCCTGAACGTATCGGCGGAACGCACATGGCTTCCCTGGTCGTAAGACCAGATATACAAGAATTTATTGCTCATCTTTCAGGTCAAGATAATAAAGTTGTCTTAGAAGAGATAGATGCCAACTCACTACCTTCAAATAAACTTCATCAATCTATTAAAGATTTAGACTTACGAAAGCATACAGGGTCGCACGTTATTGCAATACGCACTCAAGCAGGAGATTATATCATCAATCCCGATCCTCAAACAAAAATTGATAGAAGCACAAAAATCATTCTATTAGGTACAAAAGAAGAAGTCAAGAAAGCAAAAGATTTTTTGCTTGATAGAAAAAGTTAGCTCACTGCTTTTGAGGCAACAAGCGGATTCGAACCGCTGTAAAAGGTTTTGCAGACCTCTGCCTAACCACTCGGCCATGTTGCCATAAATCCTGTTGCAAAGGTAGACTTTTTAATTGAAAAACCAAAATCAGTTTCAAAAATTTTATGACTTTTTGATTCTTTTCTCATGTTGAACCCTAAGCCATTCTCTAAATTCATTAAGTGATAATGCATTTAGTACTTGACTTTTGGGCAGCTTAGCTTTTCTTGCTGCAAGTATTCCAAAGAGTGTATCCTGGTATGCCTCTATACTGTGCGCATCAGGATTTATGCTTATCCAAACACCTTTTTTAATCGCATAAGGTAGCCAACGCCAATCCAAATCTAACCGATAGGGATTAGCATTGAGTTCAATAGCTACATTGTAAGTAGCACAAGCTTCAATAACAGCTTGATAATCTATGGGATAACCTTCGCGCACAAGTAATAATCTTCCTGTGGGATGTCCTATTATATTCGTGTGTGGATGAGCAATTGCTTTTAGTAATCGCTCTGTGGCTTTTATTTTGTCCATCTTTAAATTTTGGTGAATAGATGCAATTACTACCTCAAAACCTGCCCTGAAATCATCTTCATAATCTAAGCTACCATCAAATAAAATATCGCACTCTATACCTTTGAATATCCAAAAGTCAGGATGTCGAGCATTCCAATTTTCAATAGCTTTCCATTGAGCTTTTACTCTATTTTCATACATTCCATTACCGTAAAAAGCAGAGCTTTTACTATGGTCAGCAATAACCAAATATTCCCATTTCCATACTTCTTTTGCTGTTTGAGCCATCTCTTCAAGAGTATTTTTGCCATCTGAATATGTAGAATGATTATGTATTGTACCTTTTAGGTCGGATATATCAATAATTTGGTCAATATTTTGCCATTCTTGGGGCGATAAAGTGTGGATGTCCTCTCTTAATTCAGGTGGAATGTAAGGTAACCCTGCTTTATGATAAATTTCTGCTTCGTCTTGAACTGAAGAGTTAATTATCTGTTCCCAAAAATGTATCACATGTTTTGAGGAACCTGTAAGCAGAAACTGTTTTTGGACAAACGTACTAGGCGATACCCAAAAAAATTCAACTGGTATACCTTCGTAAGTACCTTTCCAATAATTTGGTGTAGAAAAATATATGTCTTTTTTTCCTATAAAATGAGTTTGTAACCATGTATTAACTGCATGCGGTACTTCGGTAGAAGCAATAAAACTAAGAATGTCTAATACTTCTAATTTTCTGCGTAATGCTTTGGTAGGCTCTATTTTTTGGATAAAAGGACATTTTTGCAGCTCTTTTAAAACAATTTGCTCATATACTTGGGCTGATGCATACCGAATTTTACGTTGATTAGCTTCCCAAAATTCGATATTTTTCAAAATATTAGCTTGTGTTTTTTGTCCAAAACTTTTAACATCAACGAGTTTGTTTTCTAAGCAAGCTTTTTTTAATTCTGAAATAGAAGTAATACCAAGCTCCTTCCATAAAAGTGCAATCTTTTTAGCACCCAATCCATTGATATTAAGCATATTTAATACACTTTCGGGAACTTGGCTACGCACTTGATCAAGTGTGTCCCATGTTCCTGTTTTGAACCAGTTTTTAATCTGCTCTGTAATACTTTTACCTAAGTTAAGTTTTTCTAATTCCCCTTTTTGATAAAGTTCAAATATATTTTCTGATATAGATTCTAACTTCTGTACAGCACTTTGGTAGTGCTTTATACGAAAAGGATTTTCGCCCAAAATCTCTAACCCATCAATAATCTGATGGAACGCTTTGATAATATCCTCATTTTGCATTGAGCAAAAATAAGAAAAACTTAGTTTTGATGTATAAGTAAACCTTTGATAAACAAGTAGTTACACAGTATTTAGCTAGTAGGTGTATGTATTTTTTTCTTCCTTATAGGTTTTATCCAGAGTACGTTTAATTTCTACTCTTTCATAGCCTTCTATAATGTCGCCTACTTTAATATCGCTAAAATCTTTTATCATCATACCACACTCATAGCCTGCGCTTACTTCTTTTACATCATCTTTGAAGCGCTTGAGTGATGCTATTTCTCCTTGATGAATCACTATTCCATCTCGAATAACGCGTAAAAGAGTGTTGCGGGTTACTTTACCTTCTTGTACATAACAACCTGCAACCGTACCTACTTTTGAAATGTGGAATACTTCTTTAACCTCAATCATGCAGGTAATATTTTCTTGAATTTCAGGGGATAGCATTCCTTCTATGGCTTGCTTAACTTCTTCTATTGCATCATAAATAATGGAATAATGGCGAATTTCCACATCATTACTTTCAGCTAATTTCCGGGCAGGTGCGGAAGGACGAACTTGAAAACCGATAATAATTGCATTTGATGCTGCGGCTAAATTTACATCTGTTTCAGTGATTTGCCCTACTCCTTTATGTATAATTTTGATTATCACTTCATTATTAGAGAGTTTCAGTAAAGCATCTGATAGTGCTTCTACTGACCCATTTACATCGCCCTTTACAATAAGTCGTAGTTCTTTGGCATCTTTCTGCTTACTGAATTCCTCTAATTTTAGACGCTTATCAATGCGCTGCATTATATCTTTGTGTAGCCGCGCACGTTTTTCGGCTAACTCTTTTGCGGCTTTTTTATCAGGTAGGGCTACAAAACTATCACCTGCTTGGGGAGCATGAGGAATTCCTAACACTTGCACAGGCGTAGAAGGACCTGCTTTTTGAACACGATTTCCCCTCTCATCTAATAGCGCCCGAACTTTTGCATAATGAATACCCACTACAATGTCATCCCCTACTTTGAGTGTACCATTTTGAACCATGACCGTTGCTAATACACCTTTTTCCTTATCTACCCTAGATTCTATTACCACTCCGTTAGCCAAGCGATTGGGATTTGCTTTGAGTTCAAGAATCTCTGCTTCTAGTAAAATTTTTTCTAGTAAGAGGTCTACGTTTTTCCCATACTTAGCGGATATTTCTTGACATTGGTACTTTCCTCCCCACTCTTCAACTAATATATTGTATTCTGCTAATTCTTTTCGGATTCGATCAGGATCCGCAGTAGGTTTATCTATTTTGTTAATAGCAATAATAATTGGCACGCCTGCTGCTTGAGCGTGGTTGATAGCTTCTTTAGTTTGGGGCATTACATGGTCATCCGCAGCTACTACAATAACCACAATATCTGTAATTTGTGCTCCTCTCGCCCGCATAGCAGTGAAAGCTTCGTGTCCAGGAGTATCCAAGAAAGTAATTTTTCTTCCATCAGGTAAAGTTACTTCGTATGCCCCTATGTGTTGAGTAATCCCTCCTGCTTCACCTGCAACAACATTAGTAGAACGAATGTAATCTAACAAAGAAGTCTTTCCGTGGTCTACATGCCCCATGATAGTTACAATAGGGGGGCGAGGTACTAAATCTTCTGGCTTATCTTCTTCTAATACCTCTCCAAGTTCAATTGTAGGATCTACAAATTCCACTTCAAAACCATACTCATCGGCTAAAAAAATGATAGTATCTTGGTCTAAACGCTGGTTGATAGTTACAACCATTCCTAAATCAAAGCAGTGCTGAATGATATCTCGCACAGGTACATTCATTAAACCTGCTAAGTCCGAAGTGGTCAGTCCTTCTGTAATTTGAAGTTTTTTAGCTTCTTTGAGTTGTTCTTGCTTTTCTGCTTCTCTTTGAGCTGCATCAGAAAGGCGTTTTTGTTTTCTGTAATCTGCTCTCTCTTTTAGCTTACTATCTTTTTTAGTATTAAGATTCGACAAAGTTTGTTTAAGTTTGAGTTCTACATCTTTTTCGGTAAAGGTTTCTACAAACTTAGCTTTTTTATGTTTACTTTGTTTATTTTGCTGCAAAGCCTGCTGAACAAGTGCTTTATCCACAGGATCGCTTTTTTTTCTTTTACGTTTTCGCTTGCGTTTTTTTTCTGTTTGAGGAGTTTCTGCTTTATCTTGAGCTTTCTTAATGCCTATGGGAGCTTTTTTCTCTGTTTCTTTAGGGGGTTCAGCTTGAGGAGAGCTACTACTTGTAGAGGTTGTGGTAATTTCTTTTTTCTCTTTTTCCTTTTCTTTTTCTTTATCCTTGTCCTTATCTTTTTTGGTTTTGCTTTTTTCTATCAGCGAAAGATCTATTTTCCCTTTTATGTTCAGTCCACTAAGTTTAGGCGCGTGATCTTTGGCACGAATAACATTATCCTCTGAAACTTTTTCTTCTTTCGTTTTTTCTGATTCTTTTTCTACTTCTTGAGTAGAAAGCTCCACAGTTAGAACATTTTCTTCCTTCTCTACTATACTTGTTATTTCAGGGGTATCTACACTTGTTGTATTTTCTATTTCTGTCAAACTTTGAACTTTTTTCTCTTTTTCTTTCTTTTTATCTGTCTTGGAATCGGGCAGGTCTATCTTACCAACTATCTTCGGACCAACGATTTTAGGTTTTTGTTCAGATAGTTCAGAACTGTCTGTGGGTTCTTCAATAAGAGCTTTTTCTATGCGAATCTCTGTTTTTTTGGTAAATTTTAAAGGTTTCTTTTCAGGTTCAACAGTGGCTTTTTCTAGCTTAGCTTGTTCTCTTGTCTTTTCTATAACCTGCTGGGATTGAGTTTTGATCTGCTTGTCCTTTGCAAACTCATTTTGCAATAAAATATATGCTTCAGCATCTATTTTTGTGTTTATGCCTTTGCTTACATCAATGTTCTTTTTTTGTAAAAAATCAATGATTCTTTCAGCAGCAACGTTTAATTCAGTGGCAACTTCTGATATTCTTTTCTTTTTATCCGACATGTATGCAAAAAGTATCTTGAACTAACCTGTGCAAAATTACTATCTTTTTTAATTAAAATGAAATAACAAGCTTTAATATGGATACTTTATCTCATAAGTGGTTGATTTTGAACTATTTGCATGTAAAAAGATTTTTTCCAACTAAAATATGCATTAGTCGCCATAACTGCTAATAGTCCATACAGTGCTGCGGTAAAATAAATGTTTTGATATGCGAATAAAAATACACACATAAAGTCATTAAACGCCCATATCAGCCAATTTTCGATTCTTTTTTTGATAAGAAAGAATTGGGCAACTAAGCACATCCCTGCTGAAAAAGAGTCAAGTATAAAAGCGTAATTAAGTTTGTGTTGAATGTATAAATGATTAAGAGATAATTTATTAAAGAGCCATATAATAATACCTGTCAGTATGATTATGGCAAAAGGAAAGAGTACTTTTTCCATTTTGTTCAATCGGCTGAGGGGGAGTTGAGGTTTATCCTTAGCCCCATACTTCCAATTGTATATTCCTGCCAAAGAATTGATAATAAAAACTACTTGTAAACTCATGTTACCATACAGATTTGCAGTGCTAAAAATGTAAATATACAAGATACATCCTGTAATGCCGAGTATCCAGCCCCACAAGCTTTGGCGTATTGTGAGCAACACTGCTAGAACCGATATGACTACGGCTATAATTTCAATGATAAAATCTTTATTCATTGTTGTTCTAATTCAGAACAAAATTAGTCAGCTTTTTACTTCTGTACATAACCTAACAAAATTATTTTTTCACGGTACTGAGTAACATTTTTTGTTCCATTTCTAGTATCTAAAAAGCAGCACTTGATATGTTTGAGAATAAACTCATAATCGTAATCATCATGGTCAGTTACAAGAATGACAATATCATACTGTTGTAGCTGTTCTGGAGAAAGTGTTACCGATTGCATCAAAACATTATCTACTTCGTATTCAGGTGTGTGTGGGTCATTATAGTCTATATGTTCAGCACCTGCTCTTTTAAGAATACGAATAATGTACTCTGAGGGAGAATGCCTCAAATCGCGCACGTTTTTCTTAAAAGATGCCCCTAAGATAAGAATTTTAGCTTGGGATAGTTTTACGCCTTGTTTAGCTATTTCTCTGATGGCTTTATCTACCACATAATATGGCATGCTTTCGTTGACATTAGCTGCAAGAGTTACAAAACGAGTTTCAAAATCATAAGAGCGAGCTAACCAAGATAAGTAGTAAGGATCTATGGGAATACAATGCCCCCCTACACCAGGTCCAGGTAAAAACTTCATATAACCAAAGGGCTTAGTTCCTGCAGCTTCTAATACTTCCCATACGTTAATATCATACATGCGCTCACATAACAAAGCTAATTCATTCACTAATGCAATATTCACACTTCTGAAAATGTTTTCTAACAATTTTTCCATTTCAGCCACTTTGGGATTGCTGACAATATATACTTTCTCAATCACTTGAGAATTTGCCAGCGCTGCCAAATAGGAACTCTCTTCGTTAATTCCACCTACTATAATCGGTGTATTTCTTGTATTAAATTGCTTGTTACCTGGATCTACACGTTCAGGCGAAAAAGCTACAAAAAAATCTTTTCCTGCTTTTAAGCCACTCTTTTCTAATTCCGGAACGACATAGTTTTCTGTTGTCCCAGGAAAAGTGGTACTTTTGAGAATAATTACTTGTCCTTGTTGTAAATATTTTCTGATGCTTTCAGTTGCGGATAAAATATAGCTCAAATCGGGATCTTTTGTCGGTGTGAAAGGGGTAGGTACGCAGATATAAACCACATCTAGTTCTTTTACTTTCGAAAAGTCGTTGTAAGCAGATAGTTTTTTGTTTTCTACGACTGTTTTAACTTCTTCATCACTAAGATCCTCAATGTAATTTTTCCCTTGATTGAGTAGACTTACTTTTTGTGTAGAAACATCTATACCAAAAGTGTCAAAGCCATTTTTGGCAAATTCCAGAGCTAAAGGCAAGCCTACGTAACCTAGCCCAATAACACCTATCTTAGCTGTTTTTTGTGATAATTTATAGGCTACGTTTTTTGCAATTTGAGTTTGCAATTCAAATGTAGAGATGTCAAAAAGTTTCATAATACTTGGAAGTTTAAATTTTAATCTTGCTCAGGATTATTATTTGAGATAGGTTGTTTGTTACGTTCTGATAGAAAAGTGTACCCCTTCATAATACCGCGCCCACGCAGACCGCTATTACGAATAAAGTTAAGAATCTCATCTCTTTCTTCTGTAGCTTCAAAGTCTCTTTCTACAATTGCCAATGCATCAGTAGTTCTGATTCCTGAAAGGTATATAACTCTATAAATTTCCTGAATTTGAGCAATTGTTTTGTTGTCAAAACCCCTTCTTCGTAACCCGACTGAATTGACCCCCTCATAGCAAATGGGATAGCGCCCCGCCTTTGTATAAGGAGGAATGTCTTTGCCAATCAAAGAACCTCCTGCAATCATAACGTGTTTTCCAATCGTAACAAACTGATGAATAGCTGACATACCTCCTATAACTGCATAATCGTCAACTACTACATGCCCTGCCATATTTACAGCGTTGGCTAAAACACAATTTCGACCTACAATACAATCATGAGCTACATGAACATAAGCCATAAGCAAAGTGTTTTCCTTAATCACTGTTTTGTAACGGTCTACTGTGCCTCTGTTAATCGTAACGTATTCCCGTATAGTAACGTTATCCCCTATCTCCACAGTAGTATATTCGCCTTGAAACTTTAAATCTTGCGGAATAGCAGAAATGACTGCTCCTGGAAATATCTTACAATTTTTACCAATTCTAGCACCTGCATATATTACAGCACCTGAACCAATCCATGTACCTTCACCAATAACTACATCGTTGTCAATAAATGCAAAAGGATCTATGACCACATTTTCACCAATTTGTGCACCTGGATGAACATAGGCTAATGGTTGTTTCATACGTTTTTATGCTTTATTCTTAGGAATTATACTAGCTACTAATTCTGCTTCACTTACTAATTTGCCATCTACAGTGGCTTTACCGTTCATTCTGCAAATACCTCGTTTTAAGCTAACCATTTCTAACTCAAACACAATCTGATCTCCTGGAATAACAGGCTTTTTGAAGCGGGCATTATCAATTGCTAAAAAATACACCCATACATCATTTGGATTCTCTACTGTGTTAAGAAGTAGGATGCCCCCTACCTGTGCCATTGCTTCTAATTGTAGCACCCCAGGCATAATCGGATTACCTTCAAAATGTCCTGCAAAGAAAGGTTCATTTATAGTTACATTTTTTACGCCTACAATTCTTTTGTCATCAAAGTAGGTTACTTTATCTACTAATAAAAATGGATACCGGTGGGGCAATATTTTTTGAATAGCCTTGATATCAAAAACTACGGAGCTATTTGTATTGTTACTCTGATATTGTTTTGTAATTTTTTTCGCCCTGAAAGCTGCCTTAATTTTTTTAGCAAAAGCAATATTTGCAGTATGACCAGGTCTAGCTGCTAATATTTGAGCTTTAAGTGGAGCGCCTACTAACGCCAAGTCGCCAATTAAGTCTAATAATTTATGTCGAGCAGGTTCATTATTATAATGTAGTTTAATGTTATTCAGAATACCTTGACTAACTGAAACTTTGGGCTTGTTGAATAATTTTGCTAAGTGTTCTAACTCTTCTTCGGTTACTTGTCTATCTACCACTACAATAGCATTATTGACATCTCCGCCTTTAATCAGACCTGCTTTCAGTAAAGCTTCCAGTTCGTGTAAAAAGCAAAAAGTACGGCAGGGCGCAATTTCTTTGGCAAAATCATTCATGTCTAAAATCGTTGCATGTTGGCTGCCTAAAACAGGGGAATTATAATCGACCATTACTGTCATTCGGTAACCATTAAGAGGTAAAGCAGCCATGTCAATTTGTTTTTGCGGATCACTGTACTGAATATTTTGCTCTACGACAAAATATTCCCTATCTGCATTTTGCTTTTCAATCCCTGCTTTCTGAATAGCTTCTACAAAACACTTAGCACTACCGTCCATAATCGGAGGTTCAGGAGCATCTAACTCTACTAATACATTATCTATGCTCATTCCTGCTAAGGCTGCCATAGTATGCTCTACAGTATGCACCTTAACATTGCCCACAGCTAAGGTAGTGCCACGTGAAGTATCTACTACGTTATCTACATCCGCATCAATAGTTGGCTGACCTTCTAAATCTATTCGCTTAAACTTAATTCCATGATTCTCAGGGGCAGGTCGCAAAGTCATGTTTACCATAATTCCTGTATGTAGCCCTACCCCTGATATAGTAACCGCTTCCTTTATAGTATGTTGTTTGTCTGTCATGACTTTAACTTTTCAACCTCCTGTTTTAAGCTTTGTAATTCTTGATACATTTCAGGTAATTTTCGCCACAATACTTCGGTACGAAGTTGTTTTCTATACGGTTGGGCAGGAGAGCCGCGCCACGCAGTTTTAGGCTCTTCTATATCATTAGAAATACCTGACTGTGCCCCAATCTGTGTACCATCAGCTATTTTAAGATGCCCTACAATTCCAACTTGCCCACCTATCATACAATACTTGCCTATCTTAGTGCTGCCTGATATCCCAGTTTGCGCAGCAATAACCGTATGACTTCCGACTTCTACGTTATGTGCTATTTGGATTAAGTTGTCTAACTTTACACCATTCCTAATATATGTAGAGCCTAAGGTTGCTCTGTCAATCGTTGTATTTGCTCCAATTTCAACATTATCTTCTATAATCACGTTTCCAATTTGCGGTATTTTTTTGTACGAACCATCAGCTTGAGGAGCAAATCCAAAACCATCACTGCCAACTACACAACCAGAATGCAAAATACAATTTTTGCCAATAATGCAATGTGCATATATTTTTACTCCTGCATATAGTATAGTGTTGTCTTGAATAGTAACGTTATCCCCTACATAACAATTCGGAAATATCTTTACATTCTCTCCTATTTTTGCACCGCTGCCTATGTAGCTAAACGCGCCTACATAAACGTTTTCACCTATTTTAGCGTCAGCAGCAATAAAACAAGGCGGTTCTATTCCTTTTTTGCTTTGTACCCAATGAGATTGGTAAAGCTCCAATATCTGTGTAAAAGCAGTGTAAGCATCGGTAACTCGAATCAAAGTGGCTCTAATAGGTCTATCGGCTACAAAATTTTGATTAACCAAAACAATAGTAGCTTGTGTATCGTATATAAATGAAGTGTATTTCGGATTAGATAAAAAAGACAAGCCCCCTGGTACGCCTTCCTCTATCTTGCAAATCTGCCATACTTCCGCATCTGGGTTCCCCTCAACTGTTCCCTTTAAAAACTGTGCAATCTGATGTGCTTTGAAACGCATATTTTTGTGCTTTACATGTCTTTTTTGCTTGCAAACTTAATAATAAACTAAGCAAAACAAAAAGCACTTATGCATTTAGCAAAAATTGAGCCATACTTCAACCAAAATAATTAAATTTGCAAAAAACAACTATGAAAAAAGCCAAGCCTTTCATAAAGTGGGCAAGGTGGTGAAACACAACTCTTAGAACAACTCGAAAAATACTACCCTATTGAGCTTAAAACAGATAAAATCAAAAACTACGTTGAACCTTTTTTGGGAAGCGGTGCAGTGTTTTTTGCCATATCAATCGAACTCCACAAGAAAAACGAAAGGAACTATTCTTATCCGTTCGCAAACTTTTTAATTCGCAAAGAGTTCAAACAAACTACAAAACCTTTTCTGATAATTGGATATCTCAAGCTGCACAATTTATATTTTTGAACAAAACTTGCTTCAACGGACTGTTTCGTTTGAACACAAAAGGTGAGTTCAATGTACCTTATGGAAACTACAAAAATGCAAACATTTTTGACCAAGCCAGTATTTTAGCCGCTTCTAAACTGCTGCAACTCGCCCAAATACAGCAAGCTAACTACTTAGATTGCTTTGA containing:
- a CDS encoding DNA adenine methylase gives rise to the protein MNRTPQEKRKELFLSVRKLFNSQRVQTNYKTFSDNWISQAAQFIFLNKTCFNGLFRLNTKGEFNVPYGNYKNANIFDQASILAASKLLQLAQIQQANYLDCFDKMIK